A genomic segment from Comamonas terrigena NBRC 13299 encodes:
- a CDS encoding alpha/beta hydrolase has protein sequence MTASASPDLSDLSALDPALARTLQRFARLDADTPTPQLDYAGRRRLLSTLQAQLLRSPLPGMVRTDHFVPAPGREITVRSYQKGSAPSPQTLVWLHGGGWMVGDLNTHDDLCEHLAQFTGHTVLSVHYRRTPENPFPAPLDDVTAVLQWLHRMQGVLPFARDSVLLGGDSAGAHLALACALRHAAAPQPADAGQPARPARLHGLLLFYPPIAPEQDHPSMQAFSEGFGLTRSAMARYWQELGGAEGADARCRLPASCTDTLPRLPPAVVCTASHDILRDEGEAFARQLQAAGVPTRLLRAPGMVHGFARMLTASPQARQQVEQACHALAALLHGATAGSAAA, from the coding sequence ATGACCGCTTCCGCCTCTCCAGACCTTTCCGATCTTTCCGCGCTCGACCCGGCCCTGGCCCGCACCCTGCAGCGCTTTGCCCGGCTGGACGCCGACACGCCCACCCCGCAGCTGGACTACGCCGGGCGCCGCCGGCTGCTGAGCACCCTGCAGGCCCAGCTGCTGCGCAGCCCGCTGCCGGGCATGGTCCGCACCGACCATTTCGTGCCTGCACCGGGCCGTGAAATCACCGTGCGCAGCTACCAGAAAGGCAGCGCCCCCAGCCCGCAGACCCTGGTCTGGCTGCACGGCGGCGGCTGGATGGTGGGCGATCTGAACACCCACGACGATCTGTGCGAACACCTGGCGCAGTTCACCGGCCACACCGTGCTCAGCGTGCACTACCGCCGCACGCCGGAAAACCCTTTCCCCGCACCGCTGGACGATGTGACGGCCGTGCTGCAGTGGCTGCACCGCATGCAGGGCGTGCTGCCCTTTGCCCGGGACAGCGTGCTGCTGGGCGGCGACAGCGCCGGCGCCCACCTGGCCCTGGCCTGCGCGCTGCGCCATGCGGCTGCACCACAGCCCGCAGACGCGGGCCAGCCAGCGCGGCCGGCCAGGCTGCACGGCCTGCTGCTGTTCTACCCGCCGATTGCGCCGGAGCAGGACCACCCCAGCATGCAGGCCTTCAGCGAAGGCTTTGGCCTGACCCGCAGCGCCATGGCCCGCTACTGGCAGGAACTGGGCGGCGCCGAAGGCGCGGATGCACGCTGCCGCCTGCCGGCCAGCTGCACCGACACCCTGCCCCGGCTGCCGCCCGCCGTGGTCTGCACCGCCAGCCACGACATCCTGCGCGATGAAGGCGAAGCCTTTGCCCGCCAGCTGCAGGCGGCCGGCGTGCCCACCCGGCTGCTGCGAGCGCCTGGCATGGTGCACGGCTTTGCCCGCATGCTGACCGCCAGCCCCCAGGCCCGCCAGCAGGTGGAGCAGGCCTGCCATGCGCTGGCCGCGCTGCTGCACGGCGCCACGGCCGGCAGCGCAGCTGCCTAG
- a CDS encoding methyl-accepting chemotaxis protein, which yields MKLATKLPLAFAAALLVLLAAALFGIAQLRQALTTYQTTVAVHADQERAVNHMLDSFKLQTQEWKNVLLRGKDEAQRARYWNAFEKQEAVVQEAARALLAGLPAGDSRSRVEGFAQAHQRMGQAYRSGYQAFQAAGMDAVAGDQAVQGIDREPTRLLDEAGALIQRSAAAVAAQAGTDATRAIWISLVVMLTVCVLGIGTALLFSRAVVRPLEAAVQVARAVAAGNLTAAQPSAGRDEIALLLNALHGMQTALSQVVQGVRQNAHSVASASTQISHGNHDLSARTEQQASALEETAASMEELTSSVQQNAAHARQASELAASASRVAAQGGEVVGQVVATMRDIQGASQRIADIIGVIDSIAFQTNILALNAAVEAARAGEQGRGFAVVASEVRSLAQRSATAAKEIKTLITASVDRVQQGSDQVDRAGATMDEVVAAIHRVADIVNEISAASQEQASGVAQVGDAVTQMDQVTQQNAALVEESAAAADSLRNQAQQLVQAVAVFQLHSDEGGLAQAAVPAPRAPAALAHTARWER from the coding sequence ATGAAGCTGGCCACCAAGCTCCCCCTGGCGTTTGCCGCCGCCCTGCTGGTGCTGCTGGCGGCCGCGCTGTTTGGCATTGCCCAGCTGCGCCAGGCCCTGACCACCTACCAGACCACGGTGGCCGTGCATGCCGACCAGGAGCGTGCCGTCAACCACATGCTCGACAGCTTCAAGCTTCAGACCCAGGAGTGGAAGAACGTGCTGCTGCGGGGCAAGGACGAGGCGCAGCGCGCGCGCTACTGGAACGCCTTTGAGAAGCAGGAAGCCGTGGTGCAGGAGGCCGCCCGCGCACTGCTGGCGGGCCTGCCGGCCGGCGACAGCCGCAGCCGCGTGGAAGGCTTTGCCCAGGCCCACCAGCGCATGGGCCAGGCCTACCGCAGTGGCTACCAGGCCTTCCAGGCCGCCGGCATGGATGCGGTGGCGGGGGACCAGGCGGTGCAGGGCATCGACCGGGAACCGACCCGGCTGCTGGATGAAGCCGGTGCGCTGATCCAGCGCAGTGCCGCCGCCGTGGCCGCGCAGGCCGGTACGGACGCCACGCGCGCCATCTGGATCAGCCTGGTGGTGATGCTGACGGTCTGCGTGCTGGGCATTGGCACGGCCCTGCTGTTCAGCCGTGCGGTGGTGCGCCCGCTGGAGGCCGCCGTGCAGGTGGCGCGGGCGGTGGCGGCTGGCAACCTGACCGCCGCGCAGCCCAGCGCCGGGCGGGACGAGATTGCGCTGCTGCTCAATGCCTTGCACGGCATGCAGACCGCCCTGTCCCAGGTGGTGCAGGGCGTGCGCCAGAACGCGCACAGCGTGGCATCGGCAAGCACCCAGATTTCCCACGGCAACCACGATCTGTCGGCCCGTACCGAACAGCAGGCCAGTGCACTGGAAGAAACCGCGGCATCCATGGAGGAGCTGACGTCGTCGGTGCAGCAGAACGCTGCCCATGCACGCCAGGCCAGCGAACTGGCCGCCAGTGCCTCGCGCGTGGCTGCGCAGGGCGGCGAGGTGGTGGGCCAGGTGGTGGCCACCATGCGCGATATCCAGGGCGCCAGCCAGCGCATTGCCGACATCATTGGCGTGATCGACTCCATCGCCTTCCAGACCAATATCCTGGCGCTGAATGCCGCGGTGGAAGCCGCCCGTGCCGGCGAGCAGGGGCGTGGTTTTGCCGTGGTGGCCAGCGAGGTGCGTTCGCTGGCGCAGCGTTCGGCCACTGCCGCCAAGGAAATCAAGACCCTGATCACGGCCAGTGTGGACCGCGTGCAGCAAGGCAGCGACCAGGTGGACCGCGCCGGCGCCACCATGGACGAGGTGGTGGCCGCCATCCACCGCGTGGCCGATATCGTCAACGAGATCAGCGCCGCCAGCCAGGAACAGGCCAGCGGTGTGGCCCAGGTGGGTGACGCCGTCACCCAGATGGACCAGGTCACCCAGCAGAACGCGGCCCTGGTGGAAGAAAGCGCGGCCGCTGCCGACAGCCTGCGCAACCAGGCCCAGCAACTGGTGCAGGCGGTGGCCGTGTTCCAGCTGCACAGCGATGAAGGAGGGCTGGCGCAGGCCGCCGTGCCGGCCCCGCGAGCACCGGCCGCCCTGGCGCACACCGCGCGCTGGGAGCGCTAG
- a CDS encoding transporter substrate-binding domain-containing protein, producing MRHMFSAMATACLLALGGNAFAQEAEASPTFDKIKSSGKVVLGVRESSAPMAYALGSMQKYVGYHVELCEKVLDKIAPKAQREYMALTAQNTLPLVQNGTVDIGCGPTTNNLARQKQVAFAVTTYVSEVRAAVRADSPVKSFKELDNQTLAASAGTTAVQLLRKYSRDHSTKFDVQLGKDHFESFLMLESGRAQAFVLDANLLAGVIANSKNPTGYKIVGEVLGAEPIALLFRHGDAPFKKAVDGAIGELMQSGEMAKLYDKWFMQPIPPKNAALNLPLSPMLKGLFQQPNDKPLEAYQDKDGSGA from the coding sequence ATGCGTCACATGTTTTCTGCCATGGCCACCGCCTGCCTGCTGGCCCTGGGCGGCAACGCTTTTGCCCAGGAGGCCGAAGCCTCCCCCACCTTCGACAAGATCAAGAGCTCCGGCAAAGTGGTGCTGGGCGTGCGCGAAAGCTCGGCCCCCATGGCCTATGCCCTTGGCTCCATGCAGAAGTACGTGGGCTACCACGTGGAGCTGTGCGAGAAGGTGCTGGACAAGATCGCCCCCAAGGCCCAGCGCGAATACATGGCGCTGACCGCGCAGAACACCCTGCCCCTGGTGCAGAACGGCACGGTGGACATCGGCTGCGGCCCCACCACCAACAACCTGGCGCGGCAAAAGCAGGTGGCGTTTGCCGTCACCACCTATGTCAGCGAGGTGCGCGCCGCCGTGCGCGCCGACTCCCCCGTCAAGTCCTTCAAGGAACTGGACAACCAGACCCTGGCCGCTTCCGCCGGCACCACGGCCGTGCAGCTGCTGCGCAAATACAGCCGCGACCACAGCACCAAGTTCGACGTGCAGCTGGGCAAGGACCATTTCGAGAGCTTTCTGATGCTGGAGTCCGGCCGCGCCCAGGCTTTTGTGCTGGACGCCAACCTGCTGGCCGGCGTGATCGCCAACTCCAAGAACCCCACGGGCTACAAGATCGTCGGCGAGGTGCTGGGGGCCGAGCCCATTGCGCTGCTGTTCCGCCACGGCGACGCCCCGTTCAAGAAGGCCGTAGACGGCGCCATCGGCGAGCTGATGCAAAGCGGCGAAATGGCCAAGCTCTATGACAAATGGTTCATGCAGCCCATCCCGCCCAAGAACGCGGCGCTGAACCTGCCGCTGAGCCCCATGCTCAAGGGCCTGTTCCAGCAGCCCAACGACAAGCCCCTGGAGGCCTACCAGGACAAGGACGGCAGCGGCGCCTGA
- a CDS encoding Bug family tripartite tricarboxylate transporter substrate binding protein, which translates to MPTISTRRRSLQLGAAAVLALGLPLTAAQAQSDWPTKPIRMVVGFPAGSITDTVARIMSDHLSKTLGQPVVVENKPGANGSLGVGEVARATADGYTLLFTNSSSITINPQLYKKSPYKAKDFTPITVAVDAPFILIANPAWTQKNNIQNPKDMIGYAQRNPDRISYGSAGPGNIAHLSFTSWGNRTSTRMTHVPYKGSAQAQMAVMSGELDTMFETWAALPQIQAGKLKALAVTAPQRMKQLPNVPTMAEAGYDNFNVIFWLGLLGPANLPQPIVQKLYDASKSLAQDARATAALASLGEVVMLEPGKFSQRINKEVQEWGGAIQREGLSLD; encoded by the coding sequence ATGCCAACCATTTCCACCCGCCGCCGCAGCCTGCAGCTGGGCGCCGCCGCCGTCCTGGCCCTGGGACTGCCGCTGACCGCCGCGCAGGCCCAGAGCGACTGGCCCACCAAGCCCATCCGCATGGTGGTGGGCTTTCCCGCCGGCTCCATCACCGACACGGTGGCCCGCATCATGTCTGACCACCTGAGCAAGACCCTGGGCCAGCCCGTGGTGGTGGAAAACAAGCCCGGCGCCAACGGCTCGCTGGGGGTGGGGGAGGTGGCGCGCGCCACGGCGGACGGCTACACCCTGCTGTTCACCAATTCCAGCAGCATCACCATCAACCCCCAGCTCTACAAGAAGAGCCCGTACAAGGCCAAGGATTTCACGCCCATCACGGTGGCGGTGGATGCGCCCTTCATCCTGATCGCCAATCCGGCCTGGACGCAGAAGAACAATATCCAGAACCCCAAGGACATGATCGGCTATGCCCAGCGCAATCCGGACCGCATCAGCTACGGCTCGGCCGGGCCGGGCAATATCGCCCACCTGAGCTTCACCTCCTGGGGCAATCGCACCAGCACGCGCATGACCCATGTGCCGTACAAGGGATCGGCCCAGGCGCAGATGGCGGTGATGAGCGGCGAGCTGGACACCATGTTCGAGACCTGGGCGGCGCTGCCGCAGATCCAGGCAGGCAAGCTCAAGGCCCTGGCGGTGACGGCGCCGCAGCGCATGAAGCAGCTGCCCAATGTGCCCACCATGGCCGAGGCCGGCTATGACAATTTCAACGTGATCTTCTGGCTGGGCCTGCTGGGTCCGGCCAATCTGCCCCAGCCCATCGTGCAGAAGCTGTACGACGCCTCCAAGAGCCTGGCCCAGGATGCGCGTGCCACGGCCGCCCTGGCGTCGCTGGGCGAGGTGGTGATGCTGGAGCCCGGCAAATTCAGCCAGCGCATCAACAAGGAAGTGCAGGAATGGGGTGGCGCCATCCAGCGTGAAGGCCTGTCACTGGACTGA
- a CDS encoding CaiB/BaiF CoA-transferase family protein has protein sequence MQEPDMAQLALKGLRVLEVGGGAAVAYAGKLFADFGAEVIKVEPPQGDAWRQMPPLVVPQYGVAPESALFAWLNTNKRSVAADAAQPADRAWMGTLARSCDLVLDARALEQGLAALQQPLWTWGQAAGAATPPPMGVDFTWFGDSGPYKDFVATDATCRALAGAVHGSGPVEGAPHMPHDVHTGIVAGLGAFTVAVAAWMGRAQGSRRYVLSVQEAAFSVVEMEAGLVQDKAHAPRLGVNRFCTTHPASILQTRDGWIGIFTNTLAQWAGLCDAIGRPELGSDPRFFSGPDRMAHADLIDALLKDVFPSRSTQEWFALLTANKHPAVIVPTMAQLLEQAVHRERKAFVPVQLGAAQFEGPVLPQRLDAAGPLLGGRAPLLGADSAHYRAAGLQRAVPERAAAAAGQLPLAGLRVVDLTMGWAGPFASRMLADLGAEVIKVESASYPDWWRGTNYTEEFYRDRLYEKKSNFNLMNRGKFGITLDLTQAEGKRLLKELVHGADAVVENYSAEVLPKLGLDYAALRQVNPRVVMLSMPAFGLDNAWSNTRAYGGTLEQASGLPLYTGHADGPPAMTSYAYGDPMGGFNASAALLLGLLVQQATGQGRHINMSQVEGMLPLTAPFLIEQSLTGSVPERQGNRHAVHAPHGCYRCAGDDAWLVLSVADDAQWQALCRLLGRADWAADAALAHAPGRRARQAELDAGITQWTLGRSDDDAMQALQQAAVPAGAVRTLGQLLQDPHLQQRAFWRTVERPYVGSYISSTTIFRQDGRPMPMPRVAPTLGEHTHAVLQRLLQLKPEQLQALEASGVIGTEARAKAPGKAAANTAPRGQARPAKPAVCG, from the coding sequence ATGCAAGAACCCGACATGGCGCAGCTGGCCCTCAAAGGGCTGCGCGTGCTCGAAGTGGGCGGCGGCGCGGCCGTGGCCTATGCCGGCAAGCTGTTTGCCGATTTCGGTGCCGAGGTGATCAAGGTGGAGCCGCCCCAGGGCGATGCCTGGCGCCAGATGCCGCCGCTGGTGGTGCCGCAGTACGGCGTGGCGCCCGAAAGCGCGCTGTTTGCCTGGCTGAACACGAACAAGCGCAGCGTGGCGGCCGATGCGGCGCAGCCGGCCGACCGGGCCTGGATGGGCACGCTGGCGCGCAGCTGCGATCTGGTGCTGGACGCCCGCGCGCTGGAGCAGGGCCTGGCTGCGCTGCAGCAGCCGCTGTGGACCTGGGGGCAGGCCGCCGGTGCAGCCACACCGCCGCCCATGGGGGTGGATTTCACCTGGTTTGGCGACAGCGGCCCGTACAAGGACTTTGTGGCCACCGACGCCACCTGCCGCGCGCTGGCCGGTGCGGTGCACGGCAGCGGCCCGGTGGAGGGCGCGCCCCACATGCCCCACGATGTGCACACCGGCATCGTGGCGGGTCTGGGCGCATTCACGGTGGCCGTGGCGGCCTGGATGGGCCGTGCCCAGGGCAGCCGCCGCTATGTGCTGAGCGTGCAGGAAGCCGCCTTCAGCGTGGTGGAGATGGAAGCCGGCCTGGTGCAGGACAAGGCCCATGCGCCGCGCCTGGGGGTGAACCGTTTCTGCACCACGCACCCGGCCAGCATTCTGCAGACCCGCGATGGCTGGATCGGTATCTTCACCAACACGCTGGCGCAGTGGGCCGGCCTGTGCGATGCCATCGGCCGGCCGGAGCTGGGAAGCGACCCGCGCTTTTTCAGCGGGCCGGACCGCATGGCGCATGCCGACCTGATCGACGCATTGCTCAAAGACGTGTTCCCGTCGCGCAGCACGCAGGAATGGTTTGCGCTGCTGACGGCGAACAAGCACCCGGCGGTGATCGTGCCCACCATGGCGCAGCTGCTGGAGCAGGCGGTGCACCGCGAGCGCAAGGCCTTTGTGCCGGTGCAGCTGGGGGCGGCGCAGTTCGAGGGGCCGGTGCTGCCGCAGCGCCTGGATGCGGCCGGGCCGCTGCTGGGCGGCCGGGCGCCGCTGCTGGGGGCGGACAGTGCCCACTACCGCGCGGCGGGCCTGCAGCGTGCCGTGCCGGAGCGGGCAGCGGCGGCGGCAGGCCAGCTGCCGCTGGCCGGGCTGCGCGTGGTGGACCTGACCATGGGCTGGGCCGGGCCGTTTGCCTCGCGCATGCTGGCCGACCTGGGGGCTGAAGTCATCAAGGTGGAAAGCGCCAGCTACCCGGACTGGTGGCGCGGCACCAATTACACCGAAGAGTTCTACCGCGACCGGCTGTATGAGAAGAAGTCGAATTTCAACCTGATGAACCGGGGCAAGTTCGGCATCACCCTGGACCTGACCCAGGCCGAAGGCAAGCGCCTGCTCAAGGAGCTGGTGCACGGCGCCGATGCGGTGGTGGAGAACTATTCGGCCGAGGTGCTGCCCAAGCTGGGGCTGGACTATGCGGCGCTGCGCCAGGTGAACCCGCGCGTGGTGATGCTGTCCATGCCGGCCTTCGGCCTGGACAACGCCTGGAGCAATACCCGCGCCTACGGCGGCACGCTGGAGCAGGCCAGCGGCCTGCCGCTGTACACCGGCCATGCCGACGGCCCGCCGGCCATGACGTCCTATGCCTACGGCGACCCCATGGGCGGCTTCAACGCTTCGGCGGCGCTGCTGCTGGGCCTGCTGGTGCAGCAGGCGACGGGCCAGGGGCGGCACATCAATATGTCGCAGGTCGAAGGCATGTTGCCGCTGACCGCGCCGTTCCTGATCGAGCAGTCGCTGACCGGCAGCGTGCCGGAGCGCCAGGGCAACCGCCACGCGGTGCATGCGCCGCATGGCTGCTACCGCTGCGCCGGGGACGATGCCTGGCTGGTGCTCAGCGTGGCGGACGACGCGCAGTGGCAGGCCCTGTGCCGGCTGCTGGGGCGGGCCGACTGGGCCGCCGATGCGGCCCTGGCCCATGCCCCAGGCCGGCGCGCCCGCCAGGCGGAGCTGGATGCGGGCATCACGCAGTGGACCCTGGGCCGCAGCGACGACGACGCCATGCAGGCGCTGCAGCAGGCCGCCGTGCCCGCCGGCGCGGTGCGCACCCTGGGCCAGCTGCTGCAGGACCCGCACCTGCAGCAGCGAGCGTTCTGGCGCACGGTGGAGCGGCCCTATGTGGGCAGCTACATCTCCAGCACCACCATCTTCCGCCAGGACGGACGGCCCATGCCCATGCCGCGCGTGGCGCCCACGCTGGGCGAGCACACGCACGCCGTGCTGCAGCGGCTGCTGCAGCTGAAACCGGAGCAGCTGCAGGCCCTGGAGGCCAGCGGCGTGATTGGCACCGAAGCCCGGGCCAAGGCACCGGGCAAGGCCGCTGCAAACACTGCCCCGAGGGGGCAGGCCCGCCCGGCCAAGCCCGCAGTTTGCGGTTGA